The genomic region GTTCTCTCTGTGCCGCGACGCATCAACCCAAATTCGGCGTTGGCACGCCGTCGTCGCGGATGAGCTTCTTAGTGATGACCTTGTCGAGCTCGAGCGCAGCCCCGAAGGGCTCGCTCCGGTGTACGGAATACCGGCCATCTCAAGCACCGTTGGAATCTGGCTGCAACTCCACTCGCCCTTACTTCCGTACGCCAGGTTAAGGACCATTCCGGCGGGGCCGCCTTGCGGATCGAGTGGCATGAATTGCTCAAGTGGAGCGAGCAGTCCTTTATCACTCTCACACAGCAGTGTTTGTGGCCGTTCTCTCGCAGCGCCGGCACCACGCTTTCGGCGGTGGCACGTTGAATCTCCGCGAATGATTTGAACTGGATCGGCACAGTCCAGATGACTGCTACTCGCATGAGCTGCTCCTTTGATGCTTGCTTACTGTCGACTTCATTCGCTTGGATTTGGTTGATTGAGGTAATAGCTCGTCTGGATTCCGCGCGCCCGTCAGTCGGGCCGACTACGGGCGAAAGAAGTTGCTCCCTCGAAGTGACGGGCCTCGCTGCCGGCTACTAGTCGGACCTAGGATTCAAATCTGCTGCCGGACAGCGGCGCCTGCGCCAAGTACGATAAAGCCTCAAGTGACGGGACCGCGCTCAACTGTGCGGCATCCACCACATTGGCTTCAATCGATCGAGCGAGGTTCATGTGAATCCCACGGCCGGAGATTGCGAGGCCGCTAGGCCCTGAAGAGTGTTGATCTTGAGCGATCGGCAGGCCAAAAGAGCGGGTGCGAGCGAGACAGGAAGTGATTGCTTTCGCGCCGCGTGGACGGGATACCTGCGCCTCGGTAGTTTAGTTGCGACGAGGCGAGTTCCTTTGACGGAGTTCATGAGCACGGTGTCCGAGTCGCATTGGCGGGCCAAGTCTTTGCAGGCGACGGTGGAGCATTCGAAGTCACGGATCGATGGCCGCAGCGCAAAAAGGTGCTCGCTCGCCAGGAGACCCGGCTCAAGGATTGTCGGCGGCAGCACCACGACAATGCTGGCGTAATTCACCAAGAGCTGGCGGCCAAGAACGGCATCATCGTCAGCCTGCGCATATTCGAACGTGCGGTGTAGCGCTAAGCTAAGGACCGCATCGCGCCTAACGTATGGATCTCGAGTCTCTCGCGCCGCGCACAACACGAGCCGGAGGACGCCGTGCAACGCCTGCGCGATCTCGAAGGCGAGCTGGCCGCATTTTACGATAAGGCCATACGGGCCATTGCCGCTAAGCAGAACGACAGACATCCTCGACTTGCCGACTCCCGACTGTGGGTGGTCGCAGGCGACCGGCGCCTCGCGATCGCAACCTCATGTCGCGGATATTAAGGAGCGAAATCAATGTCGTGAAGGTACAGAAGCCGGTGTCATCCAATGGCACATTCGTTTGCAAGGCAGCCAAATCGAGGGCACAACTTAATCTCTCCCGCAGCAGGGCCGGCGGTAGTTCATTATCCTGAGGCTATCGGCCCGCGCGTTCGAGAGATCGTCTGCACACAACCAAGACGGCGAGATCATTAACTCGATCGACGAAGAATTTTGATCTACGTCTCCTCACCCGGGGCCGCCGACTCGGCCCATCTCCAGCGATGCCGACGTCAACTGTATGAGGGGCCAAGGAGAGTAACCTCTAACGTGTGTGCGGCAAAGGATCGCGGCGAGTTGCGCATCTCTAAGTGTCCCTCTGGCCAGAATCAAGCGATGCTTTGTCTGGTTCTTAGACTGTTCAGTGTTTCAACGATGCGTTTTAGTCCTATCTCCAATAGATCTGGTGGTGCGCTGAAGGAGACGCGTAGGCCGTTCGCATCGCCGAAGGCGCCGCCGGCAACGCATCCCACATTCGCTTCTTCTAGGAGCAATCGCGCAACATCATTGGCGCATCGAATGGGGCCGTCAATTGATAGCGCGGAGAGGAGCCTACTCAGATCTAAATAGAAGAAGAATGATCCATCGGCACGAGGCGGCGCCACGTCGCGCAGATCAGAGAGGATGTGAAGACCAGTGTTGCGAGCAGCAGCCAGGCGCTGATGCAAATTCCGTTCAAAGCTGCCGTCACTGATTTGAAGGTGGTGCAAAACCGCGAGCTGCGCAACCACATTTGGAGTTGCTGTTGTATGGCTCTGCAGTTCTCTGGCCGCGAAAACGATCTCCGTGGGCGCGGCAAAATAGCCCAAGCGCCACCCGGTAATGGACAGTTCTTTCGCGAATGCCTTTAGTACGATTGTTCGTGAACGCACGCTAGGGTGCGCGCTGACGATCGACACATGGCGGCGCACAACGCTGAACACGAAATTAGAATAGCTTTCGTCCGAAATGATCCAGAGCTGAGTATTAATCGCAAGCTCGCCGATCCTTTGAAGCGTCGTTCGGTCATAGACTGCGCCGGTCGGGTTATTAGGTGAGTTGATTATTATGGCTTTCGTGCGCGGTGTGACAGCGGCGCGGATTGCGGTTACATCTGGAATGTATCTCGGGCCGCGAGCATCAACGAAAACGGGCATTGCCCCGGCGAGAAGAACTTGGGCCGGGAATGTTGGCCAGCAGGGACGAATTATGATGACCTCATCACCTGGGTTGAGCACCGCAAAGAGCACCTCAAGTAGTGCTTCTTTTGCGCCAGAGGTGATTACAATGTCTTCCGTATTCCAATCAATGCCACTCTCCGCTGAGAGCCTTTCGGCGACAGCCTGGCGGAGCGATGCGAGACCAATCGGATCGGTATATCGGTCCATTCCAGTACTCACGGCAATGATGGCTCCATCGCGTACGGATGAAGGAGGAGCGATGGCGACGTCGCCAGTCGCCAGATCAATGATTTGGTGTCCAGCCGCGCCGGCAATCGTGACCGAGTCGCCGGCGGCCGTAGTGGCCCAACGTGAAAGGGACGACATCCGTTGCGCCAACATGATCGGCTCCTGCGGCTATTATCAAGTTTGTGAGGTGATCCGGGCCGGGTGGCCGCCGGTTCGCGAGCTGCTGGGGCCGAGACGGCCTGCCGTTTGGGCCAGTTGCTGGTCGTCCACTGAGATTGAAGAGTTCATCGATTTCAACGACGCTTTTCAGTCGTGGCACTGAGCGCGCGTGGTCATCGGCCCCCTGCAGCGCCACGCTTGCGCCATTTGCGCTGCAAAGAAAGCCTGGAACCGGATTTCGAAAGCCGGCATCAACAAGCGCGGAAATGTTCTCACCGGCTGGGTTGCATGAAGCGTTTTCGTTAGCGCGGAACCGAGCAATCGGCATAGATCAGGCCATCGGCCGCTGTAGTGGCGTTGCATCGGAACTCCTTGCAAGCACGGGGGACGCTCGGCCGACCCCCAACCTAGTGGCCCATCGTTGGATGCTTCTTCAGTCTTAGACAATCATCGATGTTGATAGTTGACGGAGAGGTTCTGAAGTGGCCGGTGATTAAAACGGGTTGCAGCAAGCCTTACGTACAAGGTTGCGAGCATTATTGCTGGGAATAAAAAATGGTTCGCAGACAACACGCTCAAAAATAATCGCGCTGCGTCGCTGAGTCGCAGTCGATCGCATTGTTGAACTCCCACGCTGCATCGTTAGGCTCGTAACGTTCTAGGATCTTTTAGGCTGCTAGCAACCGGTGGTGATCAGGTTCTCTGCGACTTGACGAAGTTTCGTTGTCAATCGGATGAAAAAGACGTGCCGCCCTCCTCCGTCCTACGGATTCACTTAAATCGGGAATACGCGCAGTGCCTCCATCAGCACGTTGCCGACACGTGAAGTCGCCCAGGGCGAGATTTCCGCGTGGGACCACCCTCGCCCTGAGACTGTGTGGGCTGGGACGATCCGGCGTGCGGTTCCTCGCTGTACCCACCGTCCCAGCTCTGTCTCGCCGCCGTACGTCCATGGCCCATGGCGCTCCAGGACCGGGTTTCATTGAGGCGCAGACCTGATCAGCGGCCCGAAAGTGACAGGTAACGGCAATCTTGGGTCGAAGCGTGGTCGTCTGCCACTCCACAGGCAACCCTCGTATCCTGCGGCTCTCGTAGCCGCTGGGACTAAGTCAGTTCAGATTGAGTGCAGCCCGCTTGGATCGCACGCACGGGCAAGGAGCTATCGCCCAAAGTTGGTGACGGCGGGAATCGGGAAGGCGGCATGTCGTGGGGGTGCTTGACGCCTCCACTTCTCCACCGAAGGAGCGATATGCCGTGTCCAACGATAACGTCATCCAGCTGATTCAGCCAGGAATCTTCGACGACCAACTCACAGAAGCCTTGCGCAGCGGGGCACGTGCCCGTCTCGCCAAGGCGGTCGAAGCCGAGGTCGCAGACCTTCTCGGCCAGCATGCCGATTTGAAGACCGCGGACGGCCACCTGCCGGAGCGCGAGGTGATGGCCGGTATCCGTCCGGTCGCCGTCCGCCAGCCGCGTGTACGCGATCGCGAGGCGGACGCCACCGATCCGGACCGCATCCGGTTCTCTCCGTCGATCCTGCCGCCCTGCATTCGGCCGGTCTAAGTGGATCGAGACGCTGCTGCCGATCCTTTACCTGAAGGGTATATCGACTGGCGACGTCTCTGAGGGCTGGCTGCGCTGCTCGGCAAGGATGCTACCGGGTTGTCGGCCTCCGCCATTGGTCCCTTAAAGGATGGATGGCGCGACGAGCACACCGGGTGGCAGAAGCTCGATCTGTTGGCGAAGCACTACGTTTACATCTGGGCCGATGGCATCCATCTGGAGGCGCGGCTCGAGGACGAAAAGCAATGCATCCTCGTGCTGATCGGTGCGACGGCCGGAAGGCCGCAAGGAACTGGTCGGCTTCACCGATGGTGCCCGCGAGAGCGCGCACGACTGGCGCGATCTGCTGCTTGATCTGAAGCGGCACGAGCTCGACGTGCCTCCGCGGCTCGTCATCGCCGATGGCGCACTCGGCTTCTGGAAAGCCGCCGGCGAGGTCTGGCCGAACACGCGCGAGCAGCGCTGCTGGGTGCACAAGACTGCAAACGTGCTCGCCAAATTGCCGAACAGCCAGCAGCCGAAAGCCAAACACGCGTTGCAGGAGATCTGGATGGCCGAAACCGAGGCCGCCGCCGGGCTGGCGTTCGAAGCCTTCGTCGAGAGCTACTTGCTGAAATACAGAAGGCGGCCGACTGCCTGAGCAAGGATCGACACACGCTGGTCGCATTCTACGACTTCCCGGCCGAGCGCTGGAAACGCCTGCGGACGACGGATGAGATGGACAAGCGATTTGTTCATGACCGAGATGACGATTGCAGAAATCGCGTACGTCCATTCTTTTGTTCGGCTGCGCCGCGGGCCATTCTTCCGTCCCGGCCATCGATCTCGCAGCCGCCGCGCGCAGGGGCGGTCAAGGCTGGCCGCGTTTGCGGCCACCGCAAGGCTTGGCCTTGACCGGCCCGAGCACGTCGGCATGCTGGCGTGGAACGGGAATACATTCCTGGCTGGCACTTGCCGTCAGACGGGATTACCCTCGGCGGGCGCGGGCGACCTCGTGGCGAAGCGTGGCGCATCGGCTGCAAGCGCCACCAGGCTGCCCTATTTTGTCTTGTCGACCTAAGGCGCCCGCGCGCCGGTTTTTGGCCGTGGTTTCCATTGCGTCACCAAGCGCTCGTAGCTTTGCTCCGCCTGTGCGGCAATCAACATCTCGCGGTCGCGCAATGCCTTGATGTTGTAGGCATACGCTGGCCCACGTCGGCTGCTTTTTTGTTGCGGATGTCCGGCTTGAAGCTGCATCGCGCGGGTCTTGATGGCGACCAGTGCCGGGCGCGCCCACAGGTAATCCTCGCGCTTCGTCAACAAATGCCAGCAAAGCACGGTGAGCTTCCGGGCCACGGCCACTGCGGCGATCTGATGGCCGCGCCGGGCTCGGATGCGCACGAAAAACGCATGCAGCGGACCGGGCGCCTTGGCCGCTGCCCAGGCCGCCTCGACCAGCATGGCGCGCGTGACTGCGGCCGATCTTGCTGATGCGGCCGTGATGAGCGGCGCCCAGTCCGGATTGCCGCACCCGGGGGGTCAGCCCAAAATAGCTCACCAGCTTCTGCGGGCTGTTGAACCGGCTTATGTCGCCGATCGCCGCCATGATGCCGGCAGCGACCGCCAAGTTGACGCCGGTGATCGTCATCAATCTGTTGACCGCGGAATCGTCTATGGCGTCCTGCGCGATCTCGCGGTCGAGCAGGGCCAGATCTTCCGCCAGCCGGTCAAGCTCGCGCACGTGCCGATCGATCGCTGCGCGCTCATCGTCCGGCAACGGTTGAGCGGCCAACCACGTCCGGCCGCGGCCGTTGAAAAGATCGGCATTCGGGCACTTCGGGATCAGGTGCGCGTGCAGGATCGAATGGACCTCGTTT from Bradyrhizobium lupini harbors:
- a CDS encoding pyridoxal phosphate-dependent aminotransferase — protein: MLAQRMSSLSRWATTAAGDSVTIAGAAGHQIIDLATGDVAIAPPSSVRDGAIIAVSTGMDRYTDPIGLASLRQAVAERLSAESGIDWNTEDIVITSGAKEALLEVLFAVLNPGDEVIIIRPCWPTFPAQVLLAGAMPVFVDARGPRYIPDVTAIRAAVTPRTKAIIINSPNNPTGAVYDRTTLQRIGELAINTQLWIISDESYSNFVFSVVRRHVSIVSAHPSVRSRTIVLKAFAKELSITGWRLGYFAAPTEIVFAARELQSHTTATPNVVAQLAVLHHLQISDGSFERNLHQRLAAARNTGLHILSDLRDVAPPRADGSFFFYLDLSRLLSALSIDGPIRCANDVARLLLEEANVGCVAGGAFGDANGLRVSFSAPPDLLEIGLKRIVETLNSLRTRQSIA